Part of the Hydrogenoanaerobacterium saccharovorans genome, TGATACGTTCGCTGGGTACTTTATGGAACTGCGCCGCATCCCGCACTGCTTCCCCCGAATTGTTCATAAAAGTGGATGGTTTGAGAAACAGCACACGGTGCCCTGCAATCATAGCATCGCCGGTAAGGCTTTTAAATTTCAGTCGGTCTATCGAAATGCCAAGCTTTTTGGCAATACGGTCTACCACCAAAAAACCGGCATTGTGGCGGGTGTTGTCGTATTTAGTGCCGGGGTTGCCCAGCCCAACCACAATGTATTCCACCTGCCCCGTGGGTGCACCCCCTGCGGGGTGTTTTTTTAATTTTTCCAATTGTGCAAAAATAT contains:
- the pth gene encoding aminoacyl-tRNA hydrolase — encoded protein: MIDIFAQLEKLKKHPAGGAPTGQVEYIVVGLGNPGTKYDNTRHNAGFLVVDRIAKKLGISIDRLKFKSLTGDAMIAGHRVLFLKPSTFMNNSGEAVRDAAQFHKVPSERIIVIFDDISLDVGGVRIRRKGSDGGHNGIKSIIYLLGKDDFPRIKIGVGKKPHPDYDLADWVLSRFTEKDFDALNAIFDNTLDMITKIIEGNIDAAMNKYNR